A genomic region of Rhodohalobacter sp. 614A contains the following coding sequences:
- a CDS encoding O-methyltransferase: MDVKEYLIKVPIVGNLGKRFINLWRDKSDKRIIKRLGGIPHPIAKIVQHVLIDFNKNHLTARQEWTQEIETKREQLLKKNTPLVDGSFDDEGLYDGNKTVSEACIVSRDPNSARFLYLIAKFLNPKYVLELGTNLGISSAYIAAALNDNKNSGYLITLDASPYRQRIAKETHQSIGLENIKYDQGLFYDILDDSLNQIRQVDLAFIDGHHQYDPTLYYLEKIYPYSNPGSVFIFDDIRYSDGMKKAWEEIRNDERFDLVIDLKNIGICVCKGEERSRRFVIPTIYNIFRD, translated from the coding sequence ATGGATGTAAAAGAATATCTCATCAAGGTGCCGATTGTAGGAAATTTAGGAAAACGATTTATCAATTTATGGAGAGACAAATCTGATAAGAGGATTATCAAAAGGTTAGGAGGAATACCACACCCAATTGCAAAAATAGTTCAACATGTTTTGATTGATTTTAACAAGAACCATCTTACGGCCAGACAAGAGTGGACACAAGAGATTGAAACTAAACGAGAGCAATTACTAAAAAAGAATACCCCTTTGGTTGATGGATCATTCGATGATGAAGGGCTTTATGATGGTAACAAAACTGTTAGTGAAGCCTGCATAGTTAGCAGGGATCCAAACTCCGCAAGATTTCTTTATTTGATAGCAAAATTCTTGAACCCAAAGTATGTTCTTGAACTGGGGACAAATCTTGGAATTTCTTCGGCATATATTGCGGCAGCTCTTAATGATAATAAAAACAGTGGCTATCTGATCACGCTTGACGCATCCCCGTATCGTCAAAGAATTGCAAAAGAAACACATCAAAGTATTGGTTTAGAAAATATAAAATATGATCAGGGGCTATTTTATGATATTCTGGATGACTCCTTAAACCAGATAAGACAAGTTGATTTAGCTTTTATTGATGGACATCATCAGTATGATCCCACACTGTATTATTTGGAGAAAATTTATCCTTATTCAAATCCAGGATCAGTATTCATTTTTGATGATATACGATACTCTGACGGTATGAAAAAAGCTTGGGAGGAGATCCGAAATGATGAAAGATTTGATTTAGTTATCGATCTGAAAAATATCGGGATCTGTGTTTGTAAAGGAGAGGAAAGATCCAGACGCTTTGTGATTCCTACCATTTATAATATTTTTCGAGATTGA
- a CDS encoding alginate lyase family protein: protein MEFNRLITGADSLLNVSFSYVTEKPKLPPSGDPHDYMSIHRYAYPDSTGAYTDLIDGRTNPEFYEYDKPKLERISAAVYSLSLAYYFTKDEKYALKASTELKNWFLNPGTRMNPNMNFSSIQWGVHEKPGGSGIVGALDFIDMIESASLLYDSPHWTADQHFKLKEWFFEFYIWLHNNYPPQSYGGSNVSTWLDAQRVIYLLFTEQENHLNSSTHIEPVSQRIGGQFESNGGLPREASRAIPQHYVYFNLKAYMYLSLLRKNHYLKTGDDRDWPVLKDCATADCTYGGLKAALDNVASYIQGANKATLFNSDPGFNSCRYLEIFRPAATAFESAEYEQVVNYLVEQNHCRNSNILLAFPAPL, encoded by the coding sequence TTGGAATTTAATCGGTTAATTACCGGGGCGGATTCTCTTCTTAACGTGTCTTTCAGCTATGTAACCGAAAAGCCGAAATTGCCTCCAAGTGGAGATCCTCACGATTATATGAGTATTCACAGGTACGCCTACCCCGATTCTACAGGAGCTTATACGGATTTAATCGACGGCAGAACCAATCCTGAATTTTATGAGTATGATAAACCCAAACTGGAAAGGATTTCAGCAGCGGTCTACAGCCTGTCTCTCGCGTACTACTTCACCAAAGATGAAAAGTATGCTCTAAAAGCTTCAACAGAATTAAAGAACTGGTTTCTCAATCCCGGTACAAGAATGAACCCCAACATGAATTTCTCAAGCATTCAGTGGGGAGTGCATGAAAAACCGGGAGGGTCCGGTATCGTAGGGGCATTGGATTTTATCGATATGATTGAATCAGCCAGTTTACTATATGACAGTCCTCACTGGACAGCAGATCAACACTTTAAGCTGAAAGAATGGTTTTTTGAATTTTATATATGGCTTCATAATAATTATCCACCTCAGTCTTATGGCGGAAGTAATGTCTCTACATGGCTGGATGCCCAAAGAGTCATCTATCTGTTATTCACTGAACAGGAGAACCATTTAAACTCTTCCACTCATATTGAACCGGTATCTCAGCGAATCGGTGGACAATTTGAATCGAATGGCGGACTCCCGAGAGAAGCAAGCAGGGCAATTCCCCAGCATTATGTGTATTTCAATTTAAAAGCCTATATGTATTTGAGCCTGCTGCGAAAAAATCATTATCTGAAAACAGGTGATGATCGGGACTGGCCGGTTTTAAAAGACTGTGCCACTGCTGATTGCACTTATGGAGGACTAAAAGCCGCTCTTGACAATGTAGCTTCATATATCCAGGGAGCAAATAAAGCGACGTTATTCAATTCCGATCCCGGCTTTAATAGTTGTAGATACCTGGAAATTTTCCGCCCTGCCGCTACCGCTTTCGAAAGTGCAGAATATGAGCAGGTTGTGAATTATTTGGTTGAACAGAATCATTGTCGAAACTCGAATATTCTTCTTGCTTTCCCGGCGCCACTCTAA
- a CDS encoding glycosyltransferase has product MAEKILIISPVPLFPGHAGNRERIRAICSELMKRGYVVDFFYAGFDSVLDENHVSFFNGDVLKHNVDSYKLSWTGNPVQRISEIINGFKDKAHKWLRHLLDGPDSAKFNKSIYQYRNSSKLLLLKNQLGDKTYKAVIVNYAPYSFYFDLFPAKTIRIVDTHDRLTDRFKLFSESNQSPVDWHSLRYRDEKRALSKADVVWAITHNENQHFKNMFDDDHVKVFTLTHLKPFEKVTAETTGKNIVMIGSGNRLNIEGLDWFMEQVWQKLKHYDDDLRFIIAGSICKVMEESVDDRVHLFGLFDSPREVYSLGDVFINPMQSGTGLKIKTVEALSQGKFVISTTAGATGLYEMIGNGLICSDEPSVWIEQIVAFFRDPNQKKKELESAEQLISEVYRKNLDVISKSLED; this is encoded by the coding sequence ATGGCTGAAAAGATTCTCATCATAAGTCCTGTACCTCTTTTTCCCGGCCATGCGGGGAACAGAGAACGCATCAGAGCTATATGCTCAGAGTTGATGAAGCGCGGATACGTGGTTGATTTTTTTTACGCAGGCTTCGATTCTGTATTGGATGAAAATCATGTTTCATTCTTCAATGGGGATGTACTGAAACACAATGTGGATTCCTATAAATTAAGCTGGACAGGCAACCCGGTTCAAAGAATATCAGAGATTATAAACGGCTTTAAAGACAAGGCACACAAATGGTTGCGTCATCTTCTGGATGGACCGGATTCAGCAAAGTTTAATAAAAGTATTTATCAGTATAGAAATTCAAGCAAATTATTACTCCTTAAAAATCAGCTTGGGGACAAAACTTACAAAGCTGTGATAGTCAATTACGCTCCATATTCTTTTTATTTTGATCTTTTTCCTGCCAAAACGATTCGGATTGTTGATACTCATGATCGTTTGACGGACCGGTTTAAACTTTTCTCCGAGAGTAATCAATCTCCTGTTGATTGGCACAGCTTGAGATACCGGGATGAAAAACGGGCTCTTTCAAAAGCTGATGTGGTTTGGGCAATTACGCATAATGAAAATCAACATTTTAAAAACATGTTTGATGATGACCATGTAAAGGTTTTCACACTGACACATTTAAAACCTTTTGAGAAAGTAACAGCTGAAACGACAGGAAAAAACATTGTGATGATCGGCTCGGGAAACCGGCTAAATATTGAAGGTTTGGATTGGTTTATGGAACAGGTTTGGCAGAAACTGAAACATTACGATGATGATCTCCGGTTTATAATCGCGGGTTCCATTTGCAAGGTAATGGAGGAATCTGTTGACGACCGTGTTCATCTTTTTGGCTTATTCGATTCGCCCAGGGAAGTTTATTCTCTGGGAGATGTCTTTATCAATCCAATGCAAAGCGGAACCGGGTTGAAAATCAAGACTGTTGAAGCTTTGTCTCAAGGCAAATTTGTAATTTCTACAACCGCCGGGGCTACCGGGCTATATGAGATGATTGGCAACGGCTTGATTTGTTCGGATGAACCCTCTGTGTGGATTGAACAAATTGTAGCTTTTTTTCGGGATCCCAATCAAAAGAAAAAAGAACTTGAAAGTGCTGAACAGTTGATTTCAGAAGTTTACAGGAAAAATTTGGATGTGATTTCAAAATCGTTGGAAGATTGA
- a CDS encoding ABC transporter ATP-binding protein, whose protein sequence is MYIVFLLTAIAALTEGFGITLILPLIEAAGAADGGLNNGGAAIQILYSILAFMGIEESVVGILIFIGIIFIGKGLLKFVEGGYASYLRAELLKEIKSKMFNAYRLMDYKYYAENNTGHFINVINGQINNFIRSFDTFTRFLTMIIITASYLSIAFLLAWNFALMAIGVGILLLFMFKYLNTYVQELSRKTSSEESVLNKFLVQTIQSFKYLSSTNQMQYLKGGVMASIRKLARYMFRQGAASAFTQAIREPVSVIFLLFVIIIQVMVFDSPITPIFVALLLFHRGMQHMIGIQDDWQKTMEKIGSLEMVVKEFEVLKYNREKSGNRVIGQLSKGIRLEDVNFKYDDKETDVLKSINVEIPVNQMIAFVGESGAGKSTLIDTLTLLLKPKKGQIFIDDIESSEIDVASWRNQIGYVSQETVVFDDTIANNICLWKGDYENNSEVRKNVEEAAKRAFADEFIKNMGQGYNTVVGDRGVRLSGGQRQRLFIARELYKNPNLLILDEATSSLDTESERYIQRSIDSLKGSMTVVIIAHRLSTIKNSDLIYVLEKGEIIEKGSYDELSLNSDSRFAQMVAIQSL, encoded by the coding sequence TTGTATATCGTTTTTTTGTTAACCGCTATTGCGGCTCTTACCGAAGGTTTTGGGATAACATTGATTTTGCCTCTGATTGAAGCTGCCGGAGCTGCTGATGGCGGACTCAACAACGGTGGTGCAGCCATCCAAATATTGTATTCAATTCTCGCCTTTATGGGGATTGAAGAATCCGTTGTGGGCATCCTCATTTTTATTGGGATTATATTTATCGGCAAGGGGTTGCTAAAGTTCGTAGAAGGAGGATATGCAAGTTATCTGCGTGCCGAACTACTCAAAGAGATCAAGAGTAAAATGTTTAATGCGTACCGGCTGATGGACTACAAATATTACGCAGAAAACAACACCGGTCATTTTATTAATGTCATCAACGGGCAGATCAACAACTTTATCCGCTCGTTTGATACGTTTACACGATTTCTTACGATGATCATCATCACGGCGTCGTATCTTTCTATTGCCTTTCTCTTGGCGTGGAATTTTGCATTGATGGCGATTGGAGTAGGAATTTTGCTGCTGTTCATGTTCAAGTATTTGAATACATATGTTCAGGAACTATCCAGAAAAACCTCATCGGAAGAGAGCGTTCTAAATAAATTTCTTGTTCAGACCATTCAATCATTCAAATACCTTTCTTCAACCAATCAGATGCAATATCTGAAAGGTGGTGTAATGGCCAGCATTCGGAAATTGGCCCGCTATATGTTCAGACAGGGAGCTGCCAGTGCATTTACACAAGCCATTCGCGAACCTGTTTCCGTTATTTTTCTCCTCTTTGTGATCATCATTCAGGTGATGGTATTTGATTCTCCAATCACTCCTATTTTTGTAGCACTTCTGCTTTTTCACAGGGGAATGCAGCATATGATCGGGATACAGGATGACTGGCAGAAAACCATGGAAAAAATCGGTTCTCTCGAAATGGTTGTGAAAGAATTTGAAGTGTTGAAATACAATCGCGAAAAGAGTGGAAATCGTGTAATTGGACAACTATCCAAAGGAATAAGGCTGGAGGACGTTAATTTTAAATATGACGATAAGGAAACAGATGTTCTGAAATCTATTAATGTCGAAATTCCCGTCAATCAGATGATAGCCTTTGTTGGTGAATCGGGCGCCGGAAAATCCACTTTGATTGATACTTTAACGCTTCTTCTGAAACCCAAAAAAGGGCAAATTTTTATAGATGATATTGAATCATCAGAAATTGATGTAGCTTCGTGGAGAAACCAAATTGGATACGTATCGCAGGAAACGGTTGTATTTGATGACACAATTGCGAACAACATTTGTCTCTGGAAAGGAGATTATGAGAATAATTCTGAAGTAAGAAAGAATGTTGAGGAAGCTGCAAAACGTGCCTTTGCAGATGAGTTTATAAAGAACATGGGGCAGGGTTATAATACCGTGGTTGGAGACAGGGGAGTGAGATTGTCCGGAGGTCAGCGGCAACGACTCTTTATCGCTCGCGAACTCTATAAAAATCCCAATCTTTTAATTCTTGATGAAGCTACCAGTTCGCTTGATACTGAATCTGAGCGATATATTCAGCGTAGCATCGATTCATTAAAAGGTTCGATGACGGTGGTCATCATTGCCCACCGGTTGTCTACCATTAAAAATTCAGATCTTATTTACGTACTTGAAAAAGGTGAAATTATTGAGAAAGGTTCGTACGATGAACTTTCACTTAACAGTGACTCCCGCTTTGCTCAAATGGTTGCCATTCAAAGTCTTTAG
- a CDS encoding glycosyltransferase produces MKILIPYDITTTGMKNPYLFLLMREFYRFDDVTELQHGYGWLYEPGLWDIIHLHWPELLVKSQLADMSRTNLLDEKHFDRVIEAIRKKKNEGAKIILTVHNEKPHKDKSGLFEEFYKDMYALSDGFIHMGKFSKKILLDEYAEIAKNKLHVVIPHGDYGFFPDDLTRSECRNKLNILKDEKLILSFGAIRSKEELELGIDAFKNVEIENSIYSITGSIPNPYRSQPQHFIVRKKLYANMFNNRIRTHERIVGPEEVQVYLKAADLLFIPRFNTLNSGNIALGFTFGKVVIGPDYGVIGEVLKETDNPVFNPHDLQSVSDAIKKGLELAEAGHGIKNKEYANHSMQWEQIASETIKAYQSI; encoded by the coding sequence ATGAAGATTTTAATACCATACGACATCACTACCACCGGGATGAAAAATCCCTATCTCTTTCTGTTGATGAGAGAATTCTACCGGTTTGATGATGTGACCGAATTACAGCATGGTTATGGCTGGCTTTATGAGCCGGGTCTTTGGGATATTATCCATCTTCATTGGCCCGAGTTATTGGTGAAATCTCAACTGGCCGATATGTCCAGGACGAATCTTCTTGACGAAAAGCATTTCGACAGGGTTATTGAAGCCATCAGAAAGAAAAAAAATGAGGGAGCAAAAATAATCCTGACGGTCCATAATGAGAAACCTCACAAGGATAAATCCGGTTTGTTCGAAGAGTTTTACAAAGATATGTACGCGCTTAGCGATGGATTTATCCACATGGGTAAATTTTCCAAAAAAATACTTCTGGATGAGTATGCTGAGATTGCTAAGAATAAATTACATGTAGTTATTCCACATGGCGACTATGGTTTTTTTCCTGATGATCTAACACGATCTGAATGCCGAAACAAACTGAATATTTTAAAGGATGAAAAACTGATTTTAAGTTTTGGGGCGATTCGTTCAAAAGAAGAATTAGAGCTTGGAATCGATGCTTTCAAAAATGTGGAAATTGAAAACAGTATTTACTCAATTACCGGTTCGATCCCAAATCCATACCGTTCACAACCACAGCATTTTATTGTGAGGAAAAAACTGTATGCCAATATGTTCAATAATCGGATCAGAACCCATGAGCGAATAGTAGGACCGGAAGAAGTTCAGGTTTATTTGAAGGCTGCCGATCTTCTATTTATTCCGAGATTCAATACACTGAATTCCGGAAATATTGCGTTAGGGTTTACTTTTGGCAAGGTTGTAATCGGGCCGGATTATGGGGTCATCGGCGAGGTTTTGAAAGAAACTGATAATCCTGTTTTCAATCCGCATGATTTACAATCCGTAAGTGATGCCATTAAAAAAGGGCTTGAGTTGGCTGAGGCTGGCCACGGAATTAAGAATAAGGAGTATGCCAATCATTCTATGCAATGGGAGCAGATTGCATCGGAGACCATCAAAGCCTATCAATCCATATAG
- a CDS encoding class I SAM-dependent methyltransferase, giving the protein MINKILERLKILFSTKSSRRNMWPMAEKLPTEHIKNCKLVEDRYQLLREIHTRGTCAEIGILKGDFSREILDTIKPKKLHLVDVDSEAIKIARVRFKEYISDGFVSTHEEDSSKWLQSMPDETFDWIYIDGDHSYEGVKKDLEAAHPKLKPEGMISLNDYIFFGPSDLTKYGVIEATNEFCLKYGYELVHFALHGRMYNDVTIRRMK; this is encoded by the coding sequence ATGATTAATAAAATATTAGAACGACTTAAAATACTATTCTCAACCAAGAGCTCCCGGCGTAATATGTGGCCCATGGCCGAAAAACTTCCAACAGAGCACATCAAAAATTGTAAGCTGGTTGAAGACCGCTATCAATTACTGCGGGAAATCCACACAAGAGGAACCTGTGCTGAAATCGGGATACTAAAAGGAGATTTCTCCAGGGAAATTCTGGATACCATCAAACCCAAAAAACTTCATTTGGTGGATGTAGATTCCGAGGCCATCAAAATTGCAAGAGTTCGATTCAAAGAGTACATAAGTGACGGTTTTGTTTCGACTCATGAGGAAGATTCTTCCAAATGGCTTCAATCCATGCCGGATGAAACGTTTGACTGGATTTATATTGATGGAGATCACAGCTATGAAGGCGTTAAAAAAGACCTGGAAGCAGCTCATCCAAAATTAAAACCGGAGGGCATGATCTCTTTAAACGATTATATCTTTTTCGGGCCTTCCGATCTGACAAAGTACGGCGTGATTGAAGCAACCAATGAGTTTTGCCTGAAGTATGGTTATGAATTGGTTCACTTTGCCCTGCATGGCCGCATGTATAACGATGTGACCATCCGGCGAATGAAATAA
- a CDS encoding glycosyltransferase family 2 protein — protein sequence MNHNLAIVIPAYKPDFFKETLRSIQAQSDQRFSLYIFDDASPANLESIVQQFAFEFPVTFKRFEKNMGSESLVKQWERCIDQTENEEWIWLFSDDDIMEPDCVKSYYQAKVKNPGYAAYRFHTKKISAEGDVIRENRFPATFDGADFLNLKLSYEQESYVVEYIFSREGYEFIGGFPDLPLAWASDDLFCLKLADYGRICTIEGGNICWRYSDLNVSGKSHRGSARQKMEASYQFVNWILDHQNIRDKLNPRDLPISWYVRQLRTMRNQLTMMDELKAVQKLAVRDKRVWKHFFKMKKNRSKIIGWLKRFSS from the coding sequence ATGAATCACAACCTGGCCATTGTCATACCCGCCTACAAGCCCGATTTTTTTAAAGAAACGCTACGAAGTATTCAGGCACAATCAGACCAAAGATTTTCGCTCTACATTTTTGATGATGCCAGTCCTGCAAATCTGGAATCAATCGTTCAACAGTTTGCCTTTGAGTTTCCCGTAACGTTTAAGCGGTTTGAAAAAAATATGGGAAGTGAGTCGCTCGTAAAACAGTGGGAGCGATGTATCGACCAGACAGAAAACGAAGAGTGGATCTGGCTTTTTTCTGATGATGATATCATGGAACCGGATTGTGTAAAGTCCTATTACCAGGCCAAAGTGAAGAATCCCGGGTATGCTGCATACAGGTTTCATACAAAAAAAATTTCTGCTGAAGGAGATGTGATTCGTGAAAACCGTTTCCCCGCTACTTTTGATGGTGCAGATTTTTTGAACTTGAAACTATCATATGAGCAGGAAAGCTATGTCGTGGAATACATTTTTTCACGCGAAGGGTACGAGTTCATTGGAGGTTTCCCGGATTTGCCACTGGCCTGGGCATCCGATGATCTGTTTTGTCTTAAGTTGGCAGATTATGGCAGAATCTGTACGATTGAGGGCGGAAATATATGCTGGCGGTACAGCGACTTGAACGTATCCGGAAAAAGTCATCGCGGGAGTGCACGGCAAAAAATGGAAGCTTCGTATCAATTCGTAAATTGGATCTTAGATCATCAGAATATACGTGACAAACTGAACCCACGTGATTTGCCTATTTCCTGGTATGTTCGTCAATTAAGAACAATGCGAAATCAGCTTACAATGATGGACGAACTAAAAGCCGTTCAAAAACTGGCTGTTCGAGATAAGCGGGTATGGAAGCATTTTTTTAAAATGAAAAAGAACAGAAGCAAAATTATAGGATGGCTGAAAAGATTCTCATCATAA
- a CDS encoding glycosyltransferase, whose translation MNQLKSHSNLPFVSVIIPFFNNHEEVIRIEKKLRGQTYPLDCFEIIFIDNGSTKSFEFPKLFSERNTLLFEKEHINSPYSARNRGVEKSKGEVIVFIDANSTPQETWLENGINCLRQTNSDLIGGKVQFDFKEKVTAGKIVDALTSINMEKAIRERGAAYTANLFVKKEVFEAVGLFEEGVRSGGDVRWTLRAKKHGFSISYCQAAVVEKFARPAKELYRKKIRTGKGYYYSWRQEPNRRIWFYNFFRSLKPPAKSKIKNLNPDRYDPEFDKKITGIWFHIYISGIVEQLAFISEYFSVKIRHRL comes from the coding sequence ATGAATCAGCTGAAATCGCATTCTAATCTGCCGTTTGTCTCGGTAATTATTCCCTTTTTTAATAACCATGAAGAGGTTATTCGGATCGAAAAAAAACTCAGGGGACAAACCTATCCTTTGGACTGTTTTGAAATTATTTTTATCGATAATGGATCAACGAAATCATTCGAATTTCCCAAATTATTTTCAGAGAGAAATACACTCTTGTTTGAAAAGGAGCATATCAACAGTCCGTATTCAGCCAGAAACCGTGGAGTTGAAAAATCAAAAGGAGAGGTTATTGTATTTATCGATGCCAATTCAACGCCACAGGAAACCTGGCTGGAAAATGGAATTAACTGCCTCCGGCAAACCAATTCTGATCTCATCGGAGGAAAGGTTCAATTCGATTTTAAAGAGAAAGTGACGGCCGGGAAAATTGTGGACGCCCTTACATCCATCAATATGGAGAAAGCTATTCGTGAACGTGGAGCTGCTTACACGGCGAACCTGTTTGTGAAGAAGGAAGTTTTTGAAGCAGTTGGACTTTTTGAAGAAGGTGTGCGTTCCGGTGGTGATGTGCGATGGACACTGAGAGCAAAAAAGCATGGATTCAGCATTTCATATTGCCAGGCTGCGGTAGTTGAGAAATTCGCCCGGCCTGCCAAAGAGCTTTACCGAAAGAAAATTCGGACTGGAAAGGGTTATTACTATTCGTGGAGACAAGAACCGAACCGGAGAATTTGGTTCTATAATTTCTTTCGATCATTAAAACCACCGGCAAAATCGAAAATAAAAAATTTGAATCCAGATCGATATGATCCCGAATTTGATAAAAAAATAACGGGAATCTGGTTTCATATTTATATTTCGGGAATAGTAGAGCAACTCGCATTTATCTCTGAATACTTTAGCGTGAAAATCAGACATCGACTTTGA
- a CDS encoding glycoside hydrolase family 88 protein: MKALYTIHLFLFFFLFFFNFSVEFSFSQISSQRLHDFHYLNEAVDLADKKLTQTLQELAFDPTLHPAHTDPETGKWISHTRNEWTSGYFAGSLWYMYQLTGDEKWKDYASMWTEDMKSTANMSNDHDVGLRIFGSLGNGYILTQNRQYLRAVMQGANSLASRYNPDIKAIKSWDPWESLNANYPVIIDNMMNLELLFLAAKYSEKEEWLNIAVEHAKTTYKHHFRENGSTYHIVDFDDQGNVNRKFTIQGYGPNSVWARGQGWAIYGFTMAYRYTKRPDFLEAAIKAAEYFIANLPDDNIPWYDFLEPSIPSTTKDASAASVAASGLMELYSFTDQPKYFDTSVNILSSLMTHYSSQNTSDSSILLRSTIHRGDKERGTVYADYYFLEAIKRYKEITGGVFPQIETELSFYLEQNYPNPFNSQTQFYYSVEEAGEVQIDLYNLAGKKIKTLFNGRREPGTYFIQLLDGSGLASGFYIYTLRMNKKMASKKMLHIK; this comes from the coding sequence ATGAAAGCTCTTTATACCATTCATCTTTTTTTATTTTTTTTCCTCTTCTTTTTCAATTTTTCTGTTGAGTTCAGTTTTTCACAAATCTCCTCTCAAAGACTCCATGATTTTCATTATCTAAATGAGGCGGTAGATCTTGCAGATAAAAAACTAACCCAGACATTACAGGAGCTCGCTTTCGATCCTACCCTCCATCCTGCTCATACAGATCCAGAAACAGGAAAATGGATTTCCCACACCCGAAATGAGTGGACCAGCGGCTATTTTGCAGGGTCTCTTTGGTATATGTATCAACTTACCGGCGATGAAAAATGGAAAGATTATGCCAGCATGTGGACGGAGGACATGAAAAGCACGGCAAATATGTCTAACGACCATGATGTGGGACTCAGAATATTCGGGAGTTTGGGAAACGGATACATACTAACTCAAAATCGACAATATTTACGAGCCGTTATGCAGGGGGCTAATAGTCTCGCTTCCCGTTATAATCCTGATATCAAAGCAATCAAATCGTGGGATCCGTGGGAATCGTTAAATGCAAATTATCCGGTGATCATCGACAACATGATGAATCTTGAGTTGCTTTTCTTGGCTGCAAAATATTCTGAAAAAGAAGAATGGCTGAATATAGCCGTTGAACATGCAAAAACTACGTACAAGCACCACTTCAGAGAAAACGGAAGCACCTATCACATTGTAGATTTTGATGACCAGGGAAATGTAAACCGAAAATTTACCATCCAGGGATATGGTCCAAATTCCGTATGGGCCCGCGGGCAGGGCTGGGCTATTTACGGCTTTACGATGGCTTATCGTTATACCAAACGCCCTGATTTTTTGGAGGCCGCCATCAAAGCTGCCGAATATTTTATCGCCAATTTACCTGACGACAATATACCCTGGTACGACTTTCTTGAACCGTCCATTCCTTCTACCACCAAAGATGCTTCGGCTGCTTCTGTTGCCGCTTCCGGCCTTATGGAGTTGTATTCTTTTACAGATCAGCCTAAATATTTCGATACGTCTGTAAATATCCTTAGCTCTCTTATGACCCATTATTCATCTCAAAATACCAGCGACAGTTCGATCCTTCTTCGCTCCACGATTCACCGGGGTGATAAAGAACGAGGCACTGTATATGCAGACTATTATTTCCTGGAAGCGATAAAAAGATATAAAGAAATCACAGGAGGAGTCTTTCCTCAGATTGAAACTGAATTATCCTTTTACCTAGAACAAAACTATCCAAACCCTTTCAACAGTCAAACGCAATTTTATTACTCTGTTGAGGAAGCCGGAGAGGTGCAAATAGACCTTTATAACCTGGCTGGAAAAAAAATTAAAACTCTCTTTAACGGGAGAAGAGAACCGGGCACCTATTTTATCCAACTCCTGGATGGATCGGGACTAGCCTCCGGTTTTTATATTTACACACTTCGGATGAATAAAAAAATGGCATCAAAAAAGATGCTGCATATTAAGTAG